Within the Glycine max cultivar Williams 82 chromosome 12, Glycine_max_v4.0, whole genome shotgun sequence genome, the region aaaaatacaaaaacatggAGAAACATACAGCAAGGCCCACACGCAAAGAACACCAACAGAATCTATATATAGTTTGGTAAACTAAGCCTATTTCAATGGAAGAATCTGGGAAGCCATCTTAACACAATACATTGATGACACTACTCAAtaagaatttttctttccttttaaaatatcatttattcatGCCATTTTATCAAATAAGCACAATTCATCAAAACAAATGAGTAATTCAAGATGGTGCCCGTGCGATTAATTGTCATACCCTTAGATTTATCACAaaccttaaatataattttcaataccACTTGAAAGCTATTGAAGGAGGTCAATGACATTGAGTTTAGCGCCTTTGAACTGAAACTAATCACCAACTTTAATTCCTAATACACATGTCCCACAATTAAGTAGTTGATAAACCCTATAATAAAACTAGTCGCCaacaatgaaaatatatataaaaaagaaacataatttattttaatttataagaacaataaaaatataagaataaagaaagtaatttatcacaATTGATGAATGACATGGTGAGAAATTAATATGATGTATGCCTGTTGAAGGTTgactttattttgattttttttatttaattttttattaattttataatgaatatatatattatataataaacatttttaatataattaatgatttatataactaatatgtttatgtaattaatatttcatataggtttatttttttaattactgttttatataagtttatatatttattttaataattaatattttatttaagtttgttgacttattttaatttgattttttatttcagtttatttatttattttaataactatttgtttcagtattttatcaaaattttagaattttatttaatattgttatttatatatttaatttttttttaagtcggCATGTGAACTAGATAGGAACGTTTTCTTGCTAGATTTCTCAGCTAAGGTTGGTGTTACATAGGACGAAAAAGACTTGTTATCCTTCAAGATTCCCCTTTTTATTTAGTtcccttttgttgttttttgttctCTCTCTATATAACAAAGAAAATCCATATGcgtttgtagtttttttttaagaaaaataaataaattgcatGCCACGTGATCAGATGCAAtacatttgttttaaaaaaatcatgtgacATTGGAAATTGCCACGTAGCTTAACAAGTTTTGGATGATGTGAAAAATTAGCCTCAATTAGATAATATATGTTTCAAAATTATcccattttaataatttatttataatttacgcACTTTTGGTCAATGAAGTTCAATATATAATCTCATTTAAGATGTTTAACCTTCCAAAATAAGCAGTTTTGTAGTAATTATAATGCTCATAATTAGTTTGTAAGTTTAAAGTAATCTCTTGGTCCTAAATTATATATCTTAaagtttttaattgattatgtcCTTaacttatactttttttaaaaaaaaattgatccttTCATATTAATTCCATTATAGGAAATTAACTATCTAAGttaattttgtgagtttttaATAAGGTTATTGTAGCCAGGATGAAATTTAAAgagacttttgaaaaaatatttggatTAAATGGACTTGCAAAGGTGCATGAGAATTTTGGTTGAAAAATTTGGTTGAGAACACTAAAAGTTCAAAACAGGCAAAGATGAGAATACTCGCCTAAAAAGGTGAAAATACTCTGTGTGGGTAATTTTGATCCCTGGAGTTAATTTTTGTATCTTTAGTTAGAAAGAAAGACTCActtaaacaataaaatacaagctcaaatattcaattaagaaaaatagtttagggcctagtatttaaaaattgtcaaataaCATTTTTACCTTCTTAAGAATTTTCGTATCTTTTTCGTATCATTTGATTCCTTCTTAAGCATTTTAcgtttttacctttttttcaataaaatttgcaaaataaaattacttacatttttttctttttttaatctaaaatattttgctttttctaatttaattttaccaTTATtcgattaaaattttcaattttcaaattagaATTTCATCCTTCTCTGAAATAATAGTTGAAaactttaaattctttaaaGCAATATATACacttttaacaaaaaaacaatgTATTGCACTGTGAGGGGGGGAAATTAGATATaccattttaaataataactttaatactttttattattaattaattatcagccaagaaataaattatttttcattatcaaaACAAGAATATTGTGGATAAGAGAAGATCGTATGACTGTATTCTTTTATGAAAGCAATATTAATTGTGGATATGGTCAAAAGAGTTGAAATTTGAATCTCATTTTGTCAAACTATTAATAACTCCTTTATTTAACAGATTTGCCTTTCCAAAATAAGAGGCTTTGTATTCACGCTCGTTTACATTAATCCACCAAAAAATGATGTTCAAGTTTATCCACATCAATATAGACCCTTACCGATGGGgtaatcaaattatatatatgtcccttcatttttcaaattttaggcAGTAATAATAATCCTGAGAAACAAAAATGGCCACCATACTCACAAACAGCAGCAAGATTAATAGTGGGCGATTCGGTGTTCTAAAGTTCATAGCACAAGTAATACAAGGTCGATGGTTTATGCTTTGTGCCTCCTTCTTTATCTTGGCAGGAGCAGGTGGAGTCTATGTGTTTGGATCATATTCTGAAGCAATCAAACGTTCACAAGGTTATGATCAAAGCACACTCAACTTTTTAGGGTTTTGCAAGGACCTTGGTGGAAACTTAGGTGCTCCTATTGGTTTCATTGGAGAGGTTACTCCTCCATGGTTAGTACTCCTCATTGGCTCAGTCCTCAACTTTGGTGGCTATTTCATGATCTGGCTTGTGGTCACTGGCAGAATATCCAAACCACACGTGTGGCAGGTTGGTCTCTACATTGCAATTGGTGCTAGTTCTCAGAACTTTGCCAACACTGGAGTAATAACCACGTGTGTCAAAAACTTCCCAGAAAGTAGAGGCACAATATTAGGTATTTTGAAGGGTTACCTTGGACTAAGTGGAGCTATCATGACACAGCTTTACTTGGCCTTTTATGGGAATGATTCTGAGTCTCTCATTCTTCTCATTGCATGGCTTCCTGCTGCTATATCAATTGCATTTGCTTCTGTGATTCGGATCATGAAGATTGGGACTAGGCAACCCAATGAGCAAAAAacaatgaacaactttcttttTGCACCAATTGTACTTGCATTGTTCATCATGGCAATGATCATTGCTCAGAGACAAATTCCTTTCTCCAAAGCAGCCTATGCTGGAAGTGCAACTGTGGTATGTGTTCTTCTTATTATCCTCCCTTTGTTTATTGCTGTTAGAAAAGAGTTCTCACCGTGGAACATCATGGAAAAAGTACTTGCGCATGCTGCAAATGAGGTAATCATAGAGAAACCACAAATAGTTGAAGCTAAAGAAAAAGCTAAGG harbors:
- the LOC100799928 gene encoding uncharacterized protein, producing MATILTNSSKINSGRFGVLKFIAQVIQGRWFMLCASFFILAGAGGVYVFGSYSEAIKRSQGYDQSTLNFLGFCKDLGGNLGAPIGFIGEVTPPWLVLLIGSVLNFGGYFMIWLVVTGRISKPHVWQVGLYIAIGASSQNFANTGVITTCVKNFPESRGTILGILKGYLGLSGAIMTQLYLAFYGNDSESLILLIAWLPAAISIAFASVIRIMKIGTRQPNEQKTMNNFLFAPIVLALFIMAMIIAQRQIPFSKAAYAGSATVVCVLLIILPLFIAVRKEFSPWNIMEKVLAHAANEVIIEKPQIVEAKEKAKDDPNGSCFSNIFNKPERGEDHTILQALLSIDMLLLLISSFAGYGTNVTVVDNLGQIGESLGYTGNTVRSFVSLVSIWNFFGRVLSGFVSEILLHKYKVPRPMLLVFSHFVTCIGHLLIVFPAPGSVYFASVIIGFSFGVVWPIFYALVSELFGLKHFATLQNCVLMVIPLASYVLNVRVTGFFYDREAKNQLIKSGKEWVKGTELTCIGTECYKLPLIIMACVSFFAGVTSLIFVMRTREFYKSDIYKKFTEKAETELTTSSVVCDEERVSNSGVER